The following is a genomic window from Candidatus Polarisedimenticolia bacterium.
ACCTACACGGTGAGCGCGCCGGGACGGCTCACCACCCCGGATGAGTTCGAGAACATCATCATCCGCGAGACCGAGACGGGCGGGGCGATACGGATCAAGGACGTGGGGCGCGCCGAGCTCGGCTCGCAGGACTACAACTCCTTCGGACGGCTGAACGGCAAGCCCGCCGGCGCCATGGCGGTCTACCTGCTTCCCGGCGCCAACCAGCTCAAGGCGGCGGAGACCATCTACCACACCATGGAGCAGGCCAGCGGCTTCTTCCCCGCCGACATGGAGTACAAGATCGTCTATGACACGACGCCGGCGGTGGAGGCCTCGATTCATGAGATCGTCAAGACCTTCGTCGAGGCGATCATCCTGGTCACCCTGGTCGTCTTCATCTTCCTGCAGAACTTCAGAGCCACCCTGATTCCGCTGCTGACGGTGCCGGTGTCGCTGGTCGGGACCTTCATCTTCTTCCCCATCCTCGGCTTCTCGGTGAACACCCTGTCGATGTTCGGCCTGGTCCTGGCCATCGGCATCGTGGTCGACGACGCCATCGTCGTGGTCGAGGCCGTCATGCACCACATCGAGCACGGCAAGACTCCGAAGGAAGCCACGGTCCAGGCGATGAAAGAGGTCTCGGCTCCGGTCATCGGAATCGCCCTGATCCTGTCGGCCGTGTTCGTCCCGGTCGCCTTTCTGGGCGGGCTGACCGGGCGGATGTACCAGCAGTTCGCCCTGACCATCGCAATCTCGGTGCTGCTCTCCGCCTTCAGCGCCTTGTCGCTGTCGCCGGCGCTGTCGGCCATGCTCCTGAAGCCCAAGAAGGAAGGCGGCAAGAAGGGGCTGCTGACCCGCTTCTTCGACGGCTTCAACCGGCTCTTCGAGAAGGCTACCGGCGGCTACGTCTCCGTGGCCGAGATCCTGGTGCACAAGGGGTGGATCACCATCGTGATCATCGCCGGGGTGATCGCCGGCGCCGCGCTTTTCGGCATGACGCTGCCGGCCGGGTTCGTCCCCGACGAGGACCAGGGGATCATCGGAGTCAACGTGCAGCTTCCCGCGGCCGCTTCGCTGGAGCGCACCAGCGCCGTCCTGGCGCAGGTGGAGGAGATTCTCGGCAAGACGGAAGGGATCGACGCCTTCACCACGATCGGCGGATACGGCATGGTGACCAGCACCTACCAGCCCAACTTCGGCAGCATCTTCGTCCGGTTGAAGCCGTGGGAGGAGCGCCACGACGAGGCGCTGCACGTCCGGGGAATCATGGGACGCCTGCAGCAGCAGTTCGCGGCCATCCCTGACGCCATCATCTTCCCGTTCAACATCCCGACCATCTCGGGCTTCGGCGCCTCGGCCGGATTCAACTTCCTCCTTCAGGACAAGAGCGGCGCGCTGAGCGTGGCGGAGCTGGGGGAGAAGACCCGCGATTTTCTCCAGGAAGCACGTCAACGGAAAGAGCTCGCCAACCTGTTCACCTCGTTCGACCCGCGCTACCCGCAGGTGAAGGTGGACCTCGATCGG
Proteins encoded in this region:
- a CDS encoding efflux RND transporter permease subunit, with protein sequence TYTVSAPGRLTTPDEFENIIIRETETGGAIRIKDVGRAELGSQDYNSFGRLNGKPAGAMAVYLLPGANQLKAAETIYHTMEQASGFFPADMEYKIVYDTTPAVEASIHEIVKTFVEAIILVTLVVFIFLQNFRATLIPLLTVPVSLVGTFIFFPILGFSVNTLSMFGLVLAIGIVVDDAIVVVEAVMHHIEHGKTPKEATVQAMKEVSAPVIGIALILSAVFVPVAFLGGLTGRMYQQFALTIAISVLLSAFSALSLSPALSAMLLKPKKEGGKKGLLTRFFDGFNRLFEKATGGYVSVAEILVHKGWITIVIIAGVIAGAALFGMTLPAGFVPDEDQGIIGVNVQLPAAASLERTSAVLAQVEEILGKTEGIDAFTTIGGYGMVTSTYQPNFGSIFVRLKPWEERHDEALHVRGIMGRLQQQFAAIPDAIIFPFNIPTISGFGASAGFNFLLQDKSGALSVAELGEKTRDFLQEARQRKELANLFTSFDPRYPQVKVDLDREKARKLGVPVNDVFQAMSAVLGGTYVNDFNRFGRLYRVYVQAEGDARRQPEDIGKVYVRSGTTGNMVPLATLVSITSEAGTEVTNRFNLFRSVEISGVPAPGFTSGQALKALEEVFAKTMPKEMGFAYSSMSYQEKVAPPAGPTFLMAIFFVFLLLAAMYESWRLPWAVLLGSPLVALGAFFGTWLMGYDNNVYVQIGLIMLIGLAAKNSILIVEFAKAKHEQEGKSVIEAAIESARLRFRPILMTAFAFILGVVPLMLSNGAGAAAQNVMGTAVFWGMLIATAMGVFIIPGNFSFVEGLGRKGKAKSPDLAPVAGAPHGPATAPGGGGTHA